A genomic stretch from Coffea arabica cultivar ET-39 chromosome 10c, Coffea Arabica ET-39 HiFi, whole genome shotgun sequence includes:
- the LOC140015789 gene encoding uncharacterized protein yields the protein MILRSGKKIKGPTIPKDKSQDQIDKELKDEGGSNAIPQITSDSPIKIVTNPPPFPNKLAKPKKQEKERETLDMFRRVKINIPLLDTIKQILRYTKFLKDIYVNKKKLKGDEKIVVRENVSAVLQRKLPLKCGDPDIFFIPCKIGNTKIRSAMLDLGIFINVMPKAIYVSLNLGPLKETDIII from the coding sequence ATGATCCTTAGAAGTGGGAAGAAAATTAAAGGGCCTACAATTCCTAAGGATAAGAGTCAGGATCAAATTGATAAAGAGTTGAAAGATGAAGGAGGAAGCAATGCAATTCCTCAGATAACCTCTGATTCTCCTATTAAAATTGTGACTAATCCGCCACCTTTTCCTAACAAATTGGCGAAACCAAAGAAGCAGGAGAAAGAAAGGGAGACCCTAGATATGTTCAGGAGGGTGAAAATAAACATTCCATTGTTAGACACAATCAAGCAAATACTTAGATACACTAAATTTTtgaaggatatatatgtaaataAGAAGAAACTGAAGGGAGATGAAAAGATAGTTGTGAGGGAGAATGTGTCCGCGGTATTGCAAAGAAAGCTCCCACTGAAATGTGGGGATCCAGATATATTCTTCATTCCATGCAAAATAGGAAATACTAAAATCAGGAGTGCTATGTTAGACttaggaatttttataaatgtgATGCCAAAAGCCATATATGTTTCATTAAATCTTGGCCCATTAAAAGAGACAGACATCATCATTTAA